One Psychrobacillus glaciei genomic region harbors:
- the ftsH gene encoding ATP-dependent zinc metalloprotease FtsH produces MNRALRYAILYLLIFFVIVGIFATFNTSNTPTKNINYTEFMTSLSKGEVTSFTMQPEQGVYFVEGEMKGYKDGEKFLTKLPPNSTNLQTKIDALAEAGSVKVDVKETPKTSGWIQFFTGLLPFLIIIILFFFLLSQSQGGGNRVMNFGKSKAKLYDNEKKKVRFTDVAGADEEKAELVEVVDFLKDPRKFVEIGARIPKGILLVGPPGTGKTLLARAVAGESGVPFFSISGSDFVEMFVGVGASRVRDLFENAKKNAPCIIFIDEIDAVGRQRGAGLGGGHDEREQTLNQLLVEMDGFGANEGIIIIAATNRPDVLDPALLRPGRFDRQITVGRPDVKGREAVLKVHARNKPLDESVDLKAIAQRTPGFSGADLENLLNEAALVAARRDKKKVDMSDIDEATDRVIAGPAKSGKVISKKERNIVAFHEAGHVVIGLTLDDAEIVHKVTIVPRGQAGGYAVMLPKEDRYFMTKPELLDKISGLLGGRVAEEITFGEVSTGAHNDFQRVTSIARSMVTEYGMSDKLGPMQFGQAQGGNVFLGRDFNSEQNYSDAIAYEIDQEMQKMIKEQYARTKQILTEKRELLTLIATTLLDVETLDAAQIKHLEEHGTLPERVYDLANQEVIVEESEEVPDAVGAPADPSTGDLPTENGPTVEPKNSIQEERRD; encoded by the coding sequence ATGAATCGAGCATTGCGTTACGCTATATTATACCTATTAATATTTTTTGTGATTGTTGGGATTTTTGCGACGTTTAATACAAGCAACACACCAACTAAAAATATTAATTATACCGAATTTATGACTTCACTTTCAAAAGGAGAAGTAACAAGCTTTACAATGCAGCCGGAACAAGGTGTATATTTTGTTGAAGGTGAGATGAAGGGCTATAAAGATGGAGAAAAGTTCTTAACAAAACTACCTCCTAATAGTACTAATCTGCAAACGAAAATTGATGCTTTGGCAGAAGCAGGATCAGTCAAAGTAGATGTAAAAGAAACTCCTAAAACAAGTGGCTGGATTCAATTTTTCACTGGATTATTACCATTTTTGATTATCATTATTTTATTCTTCTTCTTATTAAGCCAATCACAAGGCGGTGGTAACCGTGTGATGAACTTTGGTAAGAGTAAAGCAAAACTATATGATAATGAAAAGAAAAAAGTAAGATTTACAGATGTTGCTGGAGCAGATGAAGAAAAAGCTGAACTAGTAGAAGTAGTAGATTTCTTAAAAGACCCACGTAAATTCGTGGAAATCGGAGCTCGTATTCCGAAAGGGATCTTATTAGTAGGTCCTCCGGGTACTGGTAAAACATTACTCGCTCGTGCAGTGGCAGGGGAGTCTGGAGTTCCGTTCTTCTCTATTAGTGGATCGGATTTCGTTGAAATGTTTGTCGGAGTTGGAGCATCACGTGTTCGTGATTTGTTTGAAAACGCGAAGAAAAATGCACCTTGTATTATTTTTATAGATGAAATTGATGCGGTAGGTCGTCAACGTGGAGCTGGTCTTGGTGGTGGACATGATGAACGTGAACAAACACTCAACCAATTACTTGTTGAAATGGACGGTTTCGGTGCAAATGAAGGTATTATTATCATTGCTGCAACGAATAGACCAGATGTTTTAGACCCGGCACTTCTTCGTCCAGGTCGTTTTGACCGTCAAATTACAGTTGGGCGTCCGGACGTTAAAGGTCGTGAAGCGGTACTTAAAGTACATGCTCGCAATAAACCTTTAGATGAATCGGTAGACTTAAAAGCAATTGCACAACGTACACCAGGTTTCTCTGGAGCGGATTTAGAAAACTTATTAAATGAAGCCGCGCTAGTAGCTGCTAGACGTGACAAGAAAAAAGTAGATATGAGTGACATTGATGAAGCAACAGATCGGGTAATTGCTGGTCCAGCAAAATCCGGTAAAGTTATTTCTAAAAAAGAACGTAATATTGTTGCGTTCCATGAAGCAGGACATGTGGTTATCGGATTAACACTAGATGATGCAGAAATCGTGCATAAAGTGACAATCGTTCCACGCGGTCAAGCTGGAGGATATGCGGTAATGCTTCCAAAAGAAGATCGTTACTTCATGACAAAACCTGAACTGCTTGATAAAATTTCAGGTCTACTTGGTGGTCGTGTAGCGGAAGAAATTACATTTGGGGAAGTTTCTACAGGTGCCCATAATGACTTCCAACGTGTAACTAGTATTGCGCGAAGCATGGTTACGGAGTACGGTATGAGTGATAAATTAGGTCCTATGCAGTTTGGTCAAGCGCAAGGTGGTAACGTTTTCCTTGGACGTGACTTTAACTCAGAGCAAAACTATTCTGATGCAATTGCATATGAAATTGATCAAGAGATGCAAAAAATGATAAAAGAGCAATATGCACGAACAAAACAAATATTAACGGAAAAACGTGAGTTATTAACTTTAATTGCGACTACGTTATTAGATGTGGAAACGTTGGATGCTGCTCAAATCAAACACTTGGAAGAACACGGAACACTTCCGGAACGCGTATATGATTTAGCGAACCAAGAAGTAATAGTGGAAGAAAGTGAAGAAGTACCTGACGCAGTAGGTGCTCCAGCAGATCCATCTACTGGTGATTTACCTACAGAAAATGGTCCAACAGTTGAGCCGAAAAATTCAATTCAAGAAGAACGTAGAGATTAA
- a CDS encoding type III pantothenate kinase, which produces MILVLDTGNTNIVLGVYESDKLIHHWRMETDRLKTEDEYGMQVKALFSHANISFDQIEGIIISSVVPPIMFSLEAMCKKYFGIKPLVVGPGVKTGLNIKCENPREVGADRIVNAVAAIHEYGSPLIIVDFGTATTYCFVNEKDEYMGGAIAPGIGISTEALFTRASKLPRIELTRPEHVVGKNTVSAMQSGIVYGYVGQVEGIVNRIKKVSKHTPKVIATGGMANLIGDETTIVDVIDPFLTLKGLYLIYQRNLNEKGMK; this is translated from the coding sequence ATGATACTTGTGCTAGATACAGGGAATACAAATATTGTTTTAGGTGTATATGAAAGTGATAAGCTCATCCATCATTGGCGAATGGAAACAGATCGCCTAAAAACAGAAGATGAATACGGGATGCAAGTAAAAGCATTGTTTTCACATGCCAATATTTCTTTTGACCAAATAGAAGGTATTATTATTTCCTCTGTGGTACCACCCATTATGTTTTCATTAGAAGCAATGTGTAAAAAATATTTTGGTATTAAACCACTAGTGGTAGGTCCTGGAGTCAAAACCGGATTAAATATTAAGTGTGAGAATCCACGTGAAGTGGGGGCAGATCGGATTGTAAATGCCGTCGCTGCCATTCATGAGTATGGTAGTCCCCTCATAATAGTTGACTTTGGAACTGCCACGACTTATTGTTTTGTCAATGAAAAGGACGAGTACATGGGAGGGGCAATAGCACCCGGAATTGGTATATCAACAGAGGCACTCTTTACTCGAGCGAGTAAACTTCCTCGAATAGAGTTAACCAGACCAGAACATGTAGTAGGAAAAAATACTGTTTCTGCAATGCAGTCTGGTATTGTTTATGGGTATGTTGGACAAGTAGAAGGTATAGTAAATCGGATAAAAAAAGTATCAAAACACACTCCTAAAGTCATTGCAACGGGCGGTATGGCAAATCTAATAGGAGATGAAACAACAATCGTGGATGTAATAGATCCTTTTTTAACGTTAAAAGGATTATATCTAATATATCAACGAAACTTAAATGAAAAAGGAATGAAATAA
- the hslO gene encoding Hsp33 family molecular chaperone HslO, with the protein MSDYLVRALAFKGSVRAFAVRTTETVGEAQRRHQTWPTASAALGRTMTAAVMMGVMLKGEDKLTIKVVGNGPIGPMIIDSNAKGEARGYVTNPQTHFDLNEVGKLDVRRAVGTEGTLTIVKDLGLRDFFTGQVPIVSGEIGEDFTYYFAVSEQVPSSVGLGVLVNPDNTILAAGGFIIQLMPGTDDETITIIEEKLKIMEPVSKMIEKGLTPEELLFEILGKDNVQILDSTPVSFACNCSKERFGSAIISLGEKEIREMIEEDGGAEAHCHFCMEKYLYSIEELESFIDEINA; encoded by the coding sequence ATGAGTGATTATTTAGTAAGAGCGTTAGCTTTTAAAGGAAGTGTACGTGCGTTTGCGGTACGGACAACAGAAACTGTTGGAGAAGCGCAAAGACGTCACCAAACATGGCCAACTGCATCAGCGGCACTTGGAAGAACCATGACTGCTGCGGTTATGATGGGGGTTATGTTAAAAGGTGAGGATAAGCTCACGATCAAAGTAGTAGGTAATGGTCCGATTGGCCCGATGATAATTGATAGCAATGCAAAAGGAGAAGCTCGTGGCTATGTAACGAATCCGCAGACACATTTCGATTTAAATGAAGTTGGGAAATTAGATGTTCGTCGTGCGGTTGGAACGGAAGGGACATTAACTATTGTAAAAGATCTTGGTTTAAGAGACTTTTTTACAGGACAAGTGCCAATCGTTTCTGGAGAAATTGGGGAAGACTTCACTTATTATTTTGCTGTATCCGAGCAGGTACCATCATCTGTTGGTCTAGGGGTATTGGTTAATCCGGATAATACAATTCTAGCGGCAGGTGGGTTTATCATTCAACTGATGCCTGGTACCGATGATGAAACGATTACAATAATTGAAGAAAAACTAAAAATTATGGAGCCCGTATCTAAAATGATTGAAAAAGGGTTAACACCAGAAGAATTGCTTTTTGAAATCTTAGGAAAAGATAATGTGCAGATTTTGGACTCTACTCCTGTTTCGTTTGCGTGCAATTGTTCAAAAGAACGGTTTGGTAGTGCGATTATTAGTTTAGGTGAAAAAGAAATTCGAGAAATGATTGAGGAAGACGGAGGGGCAGAAGCGCATTGCCATTTCTGTATGGAGAAATATTTATACTCAATAGAGGAATTGGAGTCATTCATCGATGAAATCAACGCGTGA
- a CDS encoding peptidyl-prolyl cis-trans isomerase: MKSTRDNFNPPQKRRLKTKPVLLLLGILLLGNFLWFIAWLTPDEKVSETEEVASVGGKVITKEEWMASMEAMYGKEVLLDLVNAKVMEAAAKKNNIQVTDQEIELELALIRSTQEGTDTSLQTFDEETMRQKVRSRLILEKVLAKDIVIEGDAIKAYYDNNKNLYNIPTSYRTSIIYATTEDEAKEVVKELENGSSFEGLARERSKDASSASLGGDIGYVSADAQSVDTAIISALPNIEVGKWSDIIALKDGRFAVTQVVNVFKGESFSYADVKDHIHRELALDQLSQSVTPETFWQEFDAKWSYSEK, from the coding sequence ATGAAATCAACGCGTGATAACTTTAATCCACCACAAAAACGACGATTAAAAACAAAACCAGTGCTACTCCTACTAGGCATTCTTTTGCTTGGCAATTTCCTGTGGTTTATTGCTTGGTTGACTCCGGATGAAAAGGTCAGTGAAACGGAAGAAGTCGCTTCTGTTGGTGGGAAAGTTATTACAAAGGAAGAATGGATGGCTTCGATGGAAGCGATGTACGGGAAAGAAGTGTTATTGGATTTAGTAAATGCAAAAGTGATGGAGGCAGCTGCTAAAAAGAATAATATACAAGTTACAGATCAAGAAATAGAACTCGAACTTGCTCTTATTCGTTCGACACAAGAAGGAACCGATACTTCTCTTCAAACATTTGATGAAGAAACGATGCGTCAAAAAGTACGATCTCGTTTAATTTTAGAAAAAGTTCTAGCGAAAGATATAGTAATAGAAGGCGATGCAATTAAGGCATATTATGATAATAATAAAAACTTATATAATATACCTACTTCCTATCGAACGAGTATTATTTATGCTACTACAGAAGACGAAGCAAAAGAAGTTGTAAAAGAACTGGAGAATGGCTCTTCCTTTGAAGGATTGGCAAGAGAACGCTCCAAAGATGCTAGTTCTGCAAGTTTGGGTGGAGACATCGGATATGTATCGGCAGATGCGCAGTCGGTAGATACTGCCATTATATCTGCTTTGCCAAACATAGAGGTTGGTAAGTGGAGTGATATCATTGCCTTGAAGGATGGGAGATTTGCAGTTACGCAAGTTGTAAATGTTTTTAAAGGTGAGTCATTTTCGTATGCGGATGTAAAAGACCATATTCACCGAGAGCTTGCACTAGATCAGCTCTCTCAATCTGTTACACCCGAAACATTTTGGCAAGAATTTGATGCCAAATGGTCGTATAGTGAGAAGTAA